The Dermacentor silvarum isolate Dsil-2018 chromosome 11, BIME_Dsil_1.4, whole genome shotgun sequence region GCCCCGTATTGAGATGACAGTCTTACACATACTTTCAGCAACAGCATTTGTGCACAAAGTAAAAGATACAGCCTCGTATTGATAACTAATACCAATACAGAATGCAACTTCAAAGCTTTCGGTTATTCATCATGTCTCTTCCTGCAGAAAGACATCTATATTCTGTAAAAAAATTATTCCATTTAAGAGATTGCTAGCATGTCAGTGCATACCTGTTTCCCTAAAGGGAAATACCAGGAACTTCACAAGACTCTCAACAAACTAGCAACATGGCTTTAGCAGAAGTGGCCACAGTGAAGCTTGCCGCATCGAGATCTGGAGGAAGCTGCCACTCAgtcatacacacatacacattcaCTTCTCTCTGCACACACAGtacactcaaaagcacgctggcACAGGTGTTCCCAAGGCGCAAGGAACACGGGAAAGTTTCAAAATGAATATATTAACATCGCACAAGGATCTCAGGGCAAAATCACCACACTAGCTTTTCCCCCCCACTCAAGTTCATCTTACTAAGAAACGAAACTCCAGAAAAGCATGGCTGCTAATGTATTTGGCTTTTAGAAAACAAAAACGGTGTCACATTAATGGCATAAAAAAATCACCAGTTTAGTCAGAACTTGATTACTAATAAATCAGATTGAGCTGGCATGTCCTGCTGTTCATTCCTAGAAAAGAAGTCACGACGGAGCAGACTGTTATGTGCAATCACAAACTTGCACAAAGTCATACTACCATGGTTACATGTGCTCATCTCTCTGAAAGAGATAGTTTACACATAACAGACTGAAAGCTGACAGACCAACCCAAATAGTTCAAGCACCAATTCTTAAAGAGCTTCTTAGAACCAAGACTGTGATTGAATTTGGCTATGTTGCATGGTTGCTAAAATATAACTGCCAACATCACTGCAAGTGCAGATGTAGCAGAGGTTACTTAAAATGTGAATTTGCAACTGCAAAAACTACTAATCAATGGCAGGCGTGAAATATGCAAATAGTAGTATGCCAAGAGCTTTCACACATTTCCATTGATTGTTTAGGGGAAATACCTACAGTAATGTAAGTAGTTTGGTAAAGAGCAAGTATACCATTCCCATAAGAACTGCCATATTTAATGAAATTTCATGCCTGCAAACCGCTGTGTGCCATGTTACATGACATGCCACACATGAATGCCGAAAAGCCACTGACTAGGTGCAAGCTTATTTTTGCCTCAAAGTTTTATGTAACACACGATTGCAGCTCACGTGCCCTGAACATTAGTGCTTAAATGTTCAGGCAATTGCATCCAAGTGATGCCAGATACTACTGAAATCAGACATACTTCAAATGAGGGCTACCCAAGTGAATGTTGTGCTGGAAATTAAAACAATCGTCATAAGGACGATCTTGCTGAATCTCTTTATCTTCAGTTTTTATCTTTATCAACCACGCATTGTGACTTATAAGTGATGGCCCAACAGTTTAGGGAGCAGAGTTTCTCAGTCAGTGCATCTGTAGACAGGGAAACACCTTAAAAGATCACCAAGGTTTGCCTACCTAACCTACACAGTGCATTTACACAACTTCACCAAGCAGTCAGTGGTGGTCCACGAAGCACAGTTAAGCCACATTTCAGCAATACTATGTGGTGAACATGCATTAACTGTAGCCAGTGACAGTACACAAATATGAGGAATGGAAAAGGCTTGCTTGCCTCTTCATGTGAAGTGTATCGTTTTCCAGGCTGAGGAAAGGACAATTTAAGAGGGAAGGGTTGGCAAGAAGTGACAGCTGCTACATCCCTAAAAATTCCATTTCCAATATTTAGATTCACGAAATAAAATAAGAGAGTACTCCTAAGGTGGTATCTTCTTGAACATCTTGTAACTTGTAATCAAATATTATAGAGCAACATAGGATCGAATAGGAAAGTCAGGTTGATCAAGTGTAGCATGAATACATTAGCCACCATTTCAAAAACCTACCCAATAGGCTGCGTGATCCTACCTTGAACTCTTTACAATCAGACAAATTATTTAGCTGGGATGAAATCTAAATGCACAGCTGGTGGCGCTGTCAGAGACCCCATCTCgccagaaaaaaataaatattgttatgAAAGCCAATAGGACCATCTAAGTCAAAAAGCTCTGCTGCTACTGGTGCTGCCATTTCAATGCGTGTAAGGCACTTTGCAAACATGAAAAATATGCACTTTCTGTAAAATGCGATTACTGGCTAGCTACCAGTAGTCCACTACGACTACTTTTGGCACTGCACTTCAAAGATTAACACAAGAATGGTCCACTTTCATAGAGATTCTATGTTATAGCACACGCAGCATCGCGTCAGTAGAGCTCTGTCTTCAGGCAACCTATGAACTAGTCATGCAAACAATGCACGCTACACAAGTCGTTTCAAGCAGGTATGAAATCAGTTGTGCGAAAGTGCCCGATTTTGAGGCTGTAATGTACATACAGAACTCCTGCCCAACAGTAAAGTGCAGTGACAGGGGCATGAAGGTTGGCATAGAGATGCATGTAGCACGAAACACTGTAAACTGAAAACTCTGCTCCCTGCAACTTTGGTGCTTCATTTTATCTAAGCAGAAAAATTTTGCCCTTTTTCCTAACCTGCAAACCTTGCGCCTTAAATGCATTGTAACTTTACATCATACAGTTTAGAGCTGGCACCTTCCAAAAGTCACTAACTTAGCTTTATGCCTTCTTCAATAACTGCTTTCGGACTTAATCCATTTAGCTTACCGTTCAGCATTCACGCCCTTCTTGAAGTATAAAACAAATTATGAATGCGATAGTCTTTCTCACTCACTCAGTTCACTAACACGAGTTTCACTATGTGCAGATGTATACCAAAAATTGACACCAAGTGCTAACTGCCACTGGAAATTgtgagacggtgctccacgctagCGACTCCACTTTTGCTTTTCCACACAGGAATGAAATGCCATCTCAGTTTTGAAGCCGCCATCCGCTGGCTTGGACGGGCATGCACTGAAGACCTCTTTTGCTCCTCCCAAAGTCGACAAGGCAAAACGAGTACTGCAGTAGCACAATCGCCCGCAGAACACGTTTAGGCATTGTGGGTCACAACCCAGAATCAGCAGAGCGAGATAAAGTGCTGACAGACCTGCCAGATACATAGGCCGCGACAGGGAAAAGGAAAAGAGAAAGGAATAAAAACAAATCAGAAGTCAATTTTTCCTTAGACAAGACATGAAATGGCCACTAAGTAGAGGGCGCCGCAGGGAGAACACCACTGTTCTGGGGTCACAGGTGTCGCCGTCTGCCAGCACAGGACACAACACTGTCAAGTTGCCAAAGACCAGTCTGAAAATGTTCGGCGCATCACACTGCACACAACACTGGCATCCACGCAGGCGTGCCACCACTCTTGTTCCCATAAACACAAGAAAACACATTGACCAGATGATGTCGACGACCATAGATGGTACTTCAGTGCTTGAAAGTCCTAGCCTGTAGTCCCACAGCGCCATGAAAGCGCAATCACGGGTGCAGACGTTTCAACCTAACACAATAAAGAACGTTCGAAACAGAACAGTCTTCTCGGTGCACAGCACACAATGTGGACAATGCAGCATTCAGCAGCACATGCCACTTGTAACCAGGTGACTGCTGTTGTCTGCTAGTCTGCCAGCTCACTAATTTTGTCCATTAGTGGCAGTGGCTGAGCAGATGGTTGATCTAAACATTCACAACGTGGTGTGGACAGCGACGCAAGGTGGCGACTGTTTCATCTTGTTCTTGTCAGGATAACATTGAAGTGCACAGCCAGCAGTGTGGTCAGTGGAACAGCCCACCGTACTGAGACCAGTGACGAGGCCCTGTTCACAAGCTCCTCGTTCTTGGCTCTCGTTTCGTTTGGCAGCTTGTCTCGGTTTTCTGCAGAAAAGCAGAGAAAGAACAGTTAGCTCTGTCATCTCTGATAAGACAATTTGAGGTAGATCACTTATCTAACAACAAGTGTTTCTGTAAGGAGAATGTGTTCACCAAATACAATGCAGCACAAATCAAGACAATTTTTTCAGAAACGCATCATTCACATCGGTGTACTTCAGCACCTACCTGATAATTGCTAATGGATGGATTATTTGCTGTAATTCCCTACAATTAAGATGATGTGTGTGCTAAGTGCACCTACAGTGTTTTGCCTTGTGCACATTTCCAGTACTGCAATTCAAAACAGTATCCGATGAGCAGATGTGCCCTGCAGTGCCCTACACTAAGCAGAACTTATTTCAACTGTTAACATGCGAGCTTGAAGTTATTGCAAAAGAAGTAGACAGCAACAACCAAAAGTCGTTTTAGATTCTATTTAGCTTTCTTTGTAAGAAAATGGTTCATCATTAGCAGTGATAACGAAGGGCCTACACATCCTTTTTTGAGTTCCGCAGCGATACTGTGGTACCGATTATGTTGATCTGTTGTCACAAATCCTGCGGTAGTGCTGGAGTCGACAGGGACTTGTCTTGGAGCCCTCACATCTCCTTTCGTGCTCCACATATGTAACAAACCACTTGACTGATATTGTGGACCTTCTTGAACTTCTCAACAGGAAGTCCTGGGGCACTTCAGTACCACCAATGCTGCAATTATATAAAGCACTATTTTTGTGCTTCCTGCGATGCAGCTTACTTGTACTAGGAAATACTTGCGCTACAAATATTCCCAGATTCAGCAGTGTGAAAGCCCAAGCAATCGAAACATGTCTTAGTTTCGCAAGAATTAAATCTTCAATTACGACAGTGGCCATTGCCAAAGATTATCCTATTGCAGTCTATATCACAACTGATGCACTGAGAGCACACATTCAGCATCTGACTCAGCTTCCCTCGTGCCATCTTGCTTGCATACCACCAATGAGGCCACATTCAGCATTTGCCAAAACCATCACAAGCATTAGGCAAACTTGCCAACACAATTAACGCCTGCTACATGACTGTCAGCACCATTGTGGTGTCTGCACTAGTTTCAAATATAACTGGGGCGCTGTTCCAAGCTTTAGGCAAGCAAGCTTGCAACCTCTTTACAAATTACACAGAACCCGGCAACATGTCTACACAGATGGCTTATCTGAAACTCAACAGCTCTGCGACTGCAGCCATCATCCCAGCGAAATCTGAAGAAATCAAGTTCAAGACATCATGTATGACCACATTGGTGGCTTCAGAGCTTGTTGCACTTGAATTACTTAATCAGGAGCCACCACAACAATGGACAGTTATCCGCAACTTCAAGGCAGCTATTTAAAGCCTGTAAAATGGAATGTGCCATGGACCCAATGAGCAACTTGTCTTAGAAATATGACAGACCTATCATCGCTGTGATGACAAGGTACATGACATAATTTTTCAATGTTCCGGGACAGAGCAATATCGATAGAAATGACTATGCCGATGAAGCACCCTCATCAGCACATGAGAGCAGTCACTGTGAATTGATTTCGCTTTCGCGAAGTAACACTGTCATGAGGCTGTGTACAATGTCCCTGTAAATGTACATATCTCCTGTCATAACATTTTCACCGTGCGCTGTTTACGTTCGTTGTCTCCAGATATCCAGCTACATCAACCATCTGGTTTACCACGACACGAACAGACCATGCATCATTTGTGGCGCAGAATTGTATTCCTATGCCTAATTCTTACACCTTGCTCAATGAAATGACCAACAAGCCCACGTATGACACATGCAGTTGTGGTGAGAAACTCCCACAAATTATGTGGGAGCTAACACAAATTATGTGTTAGCCCATGCTGTAGTGCCCAGAGTGTAGTGATGTCCACAGTACTCTACCGACTAGATAATCGTCCATATTCAGAACAAAAAGTTCTAGGCCAGTGCTCGCACAGAAACCCCACGCAGAAGGCTCGTGCTACTCAGGTTCCTGAAGTCTACGAACCTTCATGATAGATTATAAAAGCACCCTGCAATACCATTGCATAGTGAGCACGGATACTTTGTTCATGCTTGCACCTCTCTCCTTTATCGCTACCTTTCTCTTTTTGTCTCCTTAGTCCTTACTCCtttgcagggtagccaaccgaaactacctctggttaacttccctgactttctatgcatcctttctttctttttctgtggtagtgTTTTGCTTATCTGGGTTATCTTATGAAGAAATTCCCAAAAGTCACTAAGCTACATCTTCGCTCACATTAAAGCAAAAGGTGATTGCTTTCCATTTATTAACAATAAACCAGTGCCCAAGAGACCCTGTCAAAATCTAGAACTTTACTGAGAGCTGGTGTGGGAAAATCAAGGTGGCACTTTCACTCGGTCATGGTTACTGCATTTTTTTCTACCTTGTATCTCCTCTGCTCTACATAAGAGCAACCTATTATATATTCCAGAGCAATAATCTACCAATCCTGCATACCTGAACATTCTTCTCCTGTGTCTTTTCAACTCTTTGAGACATCCATCACCTTTGCCCTACAGTACCGCTCATTCCTTGCCATTAATCTGTTCTATTTATTGACCTTATTCCTCCCACCTGAACGCAGCAATCACTCTAACTTTCCCTTGAGGGCTGTGGTAAAAATGTTTGTTGCTATCTCAACAGGCATTCAGCACCTGTCATGTAAATCGAGGTGCTCATGAAGTTGGTATGAAACATATTGAAGCAAGAAAATTACCACTGAGCGCATAACAAGCATGTGCAAGTGATGTGGTTGTTCTCTGTTTGAAGAGCAAAAACTGTTTCGCAGAGCTCCATGGGAAGTTCAGGAAATCCTTCTGTATGTCTGCACCCGACTTTAGCACTAAGCTACAcaagaaatccacacggatgcttCAGAAAGAAAGTTAAAGAAACATTTGTCCTGATCTGGGGATTAAACACAGAACTGACACTTGTCTGGGGTGGTTGCtctgccatctgagctaaccatgAGGCTAGCAGATCGCGCAGTGAGGCTGAATTACTCCAAACACAGGGAGACTGAAtatgacaaatcagttctgcgaaGACCCGCAGGGTGGAGAAAGGTTCATGAACTTCTCTAAACCTTGCGAGCTTCTGCAGAATTGATTTACCCCATCCTATCATGGCTATATCGAGTGCTGACAAACTACTACTTAGTTCCTATAGGATTCTCGTTACTCTTATTACCTTCCCACTTTCTGTTTTGGATAGCAAACTAGATTTGTTGTTCTGATTGACTTACGACTTCCATGTCTTTGTTCCTATATTTCATCTCTATCTCAATTCTTTTTATTTGGTGGTGTTTTCTTAGCGTGGCTCAGCATTGTGCTTTAGGAATATTCTGCTGAAACCAACTTCCGGGAATAAAAAAGCTCATAATATTAAACAAAGAACAGTGAAAAGGGGCTAATTTATCACCATCTTGCATGAAGGGCATATTGAGCACAAATATGGATGAAACAGTGAGACCCAACGAGAGGAACACACGGGACAACAGGTATAACATGATTTTTCTGCAATCAAAATACTTGGTCAGTGATCATGTCCCAATAAACAGAAATGTGCTTTGGTAAGCTCTATAGAATTTCCTTCCTAACTAATTTGATTTTACTTGCACATTCTTGCAAACACTACTATATGGGCATCCACAGACGTCATATTGTTCTTGAAGTCCTAAAAAAATACACTCAGTTTAAATAGTGTTTCTATTTCAATGTGGGAATGAACTTCTATTATCGGGTATATATAGCGATGCTTCTTTGGGTTAGATTTGCTTTTCATCTTCttcatactttctttttttctgtggaTTTTGTGTGCTGCTTCTTAACTGTGTCTTGAGACAGCTAGCTGTCTCTGATGTAACTTACCTCCCTGTTTCATCAATAGTCACTAAACAAACAGCTGTGCGCTGTTGTCTATGCATTTTTTCCACTGTGTTCTCCCACATTTGCACTCAATATGTCCTTGGTTCAACATAATGGAGAGTTTTAGCGTCTCCGGTATTCCTCTATACGCAATGGTGTTTGCATAATGCTGAGTTACTGGCGAGTTGCACAGCAGCAACAACGCTGGTAGCGGCATCTTGTGACGATTCGTCTAACCCCAATGTTGTATAGACCCGTTTTCATGTTCCACGAGTGTTTGTGAAAAAAACTACACAACACTTAAACGGGCAACGTGCTCACGATTACGccgctgccaaaaatttacaccagcagcaaagtagaatatgCTTGGCTACTGAAATAATAGTTCTATGTTTAGTTGATCTCTGCACCACCAGATGGTGCAACCAACTCAGCCGCACATGGATACGCCTTCGGTAACTCGGTAATCCGCAAAACGGCATGAAGTATGAGGACAAACTAAAGCTCTATTAACCCTTTCAGAtgctatgtacacaattgtgtacaccaagatagtgcatcaacagcaaaagcattgattaaagtaaggaaatttaaaatgtgtcccgtgAAACTTTAAATGCTTCTGATTGAAACAGTGCTTCAAGTTTGAATTACATAgccaaattgttttagtaaaactagtatgaaggtagatggttgggtatttTGCTTGGTATGAGCATGTAATTGCATGtagtgggttcacttctttcattgtttcacGCAATGTATTGTGCAAGTCATTATTttcgagtggctggataggtgcttttcaagaCTGGCAGACATGAAATAATTGATGCCCGCACATCTGACGTTCCTGCAGTGAGTTTTCagatggagtccacattctgtaaacttgacaaagctcactaaagaactgaaaactcttaatctatcctgcagctgtaagctttttttttatgattctgaagatgtgAGAAATGTGGTGAAggtcaatcaacacaactaattggtgTCTGAAAGGGTTAACGAACTGCATCAGTGGTGCGAGCACGCACCTGTGGTCTTCTTGGAAGACTGCTTGCCATCCGCCACGGGCACGTCGTACGTCTTGATGGGCCTATGCGGCGGCGGTCGAGGTGGGAACACGGGCCACCGCCGCGGAGGAGGCAGCGGAGACTCCTCAGGCACTGCCGTGGGCGGCAGCCACGGGGCCCGCGGTCGGGCCGCCGGCCCAGCGGGCAGCGCCGGACGCGTCGCGTTGGTCGCCCACGGCCGCCGCCGATCCGAGGGCAGCTCGTCGCGGGGAACTGAGGACGGCACGACCGGCGGCAGCGCCGTGCTTGTCGTCGTTGAGCGCGGCCGGGATGCCGTCGTGCCTGCGTGGTGAGGAAACAGAAGGTGTTAAAGCGAATACGTTTTCATGGCCGGAATTTAACCACCAATATAAAGGTGTCGATGGAAATTGTTCCTGCTCTCGCACAATTGAGTATGCAGAGCGCGTTCCTTGCTGAACGCAGATTGTTAAAGCTCTTTGAGAAACCAGTGCCCGTGAGATTTGGGGCGTCTTAACGTTTAGATTCTGTGGTGGAACGCTCAGGAAAGACAGCCCTCCCTCTTATCCAACCACCCTCTCTCCCTGTGGCGGCTGCGGGAGAGAAGGATGGCAGTCGccttccacgccggcgctcgCACCACTGGAGATAATGCACACATGATGAATCGGCTTATATGTAAAGCCACCTGTACCATCACTAAATATGTGCAGGTTTAACAGGTCTGTTCTCTACGAAATTACCAAATGAAATAACAAATGCTACCTGAATATCCTCACTACAACAATCGTACGCCTTCAAACGCATCATTCCTCCAATAAACCGAATATCTTTCTACAAATATTCGGCTATTCACTTacactgacaatcatcgtcgatgatAATAATACGCATTTATTCTCAGCTGAGGCTCAATTAACGGTCCAATCTTACAAGACTTGTGGTCGAACAGGATGCGTCAGACACTTGCTTCTATTGAAAACATTTTAGTTACCTGGCACTACGCGCGCTGTATCACTGGATGTAGGTGAGCCTGTACTTGGCTACATGTCCCTGCGACGATTGCAGTATTGTGCCAAGAGTTACTGACGCCAACCGCTTAAGTTTCGTCGGAAAAGCTAGCGTCTATTGAGCCGCGCGGTGCATATTCTTTCCAGTGTTTGAAAGGCAGAGATGAGGTTAATAATATTACTATTTGGTTTCCAGATATTACACATTTACTACAAGCTTTTTACAAAATTTGCATCTGGACATTATGAAAACCACATtgacgtatgtctcctgtacctCCGTCTTGTATGCTTTTCTCAGTTTTAGCTCAGGCACTCACTGACTTTCCACGAACAAAGTTAAGGAGGAAAAGCGAAGGGGTGGTGGCTTATTTCGGTCAATCTTATCCTTCACCTCACCCCTCTCCTGGAATGTCAAACATCTTAGGCATGCTGCACGTTCTCACAGATCACTGTCTAATCCTTCGTACATATCATTTGCATTGTTGCGGCACAATATCCCTAATAGGATGTAGTACGGAGAAGCTTTAAAAAATGGCATAATACGACGCAGTCATGAAAATGTAAGAATTGGAACAATGGTGGGACGTTATCAGGTGAGGCAGGATACGTTGGGGTGCAGGCATGTGCGTGAGAGAGAAGCAAAGCGAAGCAGTTTACTCACTCTTGCTGGGGTCGCAGCAGACCTTGAAGATGACCTTCATGTTGTGGGTGGCGCATCGTCCGCCGATGCGCTGGTGCAGGCCCTCTGCACTTCCCGTCGAGGTCGCTGCAGTGAGGTCAGAGTTTGAGTCAAGGCAAGCTCAATGCATCAACTACAGAACTTGCCGAAGCAGTGCCTTCTGGCTGTTAACACAGTGGTTCTTTTAGTGTGTGCTAAACGAGAGCACTAAGGTGATGGTACAAGGATCTCAATTCTACTTTCATAAAAAAGAACTGAAGCCACTGAATCAAGGGCTACGCTGCAATTTTAGTTtattaatgttttctttttttttctgcatccctCGTACTTCCTAGGAATCGAACCACCTTCCCCCAAGTGCCGTAATCATCACCGACaacaaacgttttcatgcaacattagctaacattgtttAATCAGGTGTATCTTTATTCTATTATCACAACTCACGCACTTGTTATTTTTTTGTGCTATAGCTTTGTAACCATTCCCCTCTTTAATGACATATGTACCTGAGAGTACTTCCAGAAAATATATAAGTAATTTTTTTAGGTAAGTGATAATTTATTCCTTTCACATAACCTAAAGTGCCTAGGCATTGTAAGGGTTCTTGATTATATACAAACTTAATCACACATGCATACGACAAATTTACCATACTAACGATGTGTACACGAAAAGAAAAATTAGTTCTGAATGTAGGCTATGGCAGTGAGAACAAAAGAAACGAAAGGATTTCAGGACAAGTGAGCCTCAGAGTTTACGTTTATGGCATAAGATCCTCTATGCTTATATTTTGTAATGTTGAAGTTCTATGCGATTATTACTGGTCGATTGAGATGTACGTTTTGTTTACAGCGATGTGCTATTGCACTGTGAAATGTAAGTGCAAACTTTTGTATTTCCAAAGTTAATCAGATATGTATTGGACCAGGAACTAGCCATCCAGGATACTGGTCTAACTAGCGTTACATTACTTTCAGTTTATGTGTCAATAATAAACGCCCAATTGAACTGTGATGATGACGGTTCAGGGTCAAAAATTGCACCCAAAAGCATGTGGCACACTTAAGAGTGCTAAAAGACACCAGAAGCCACTCGCAGCAGCCTTGAGGTGCTAACAATTACACTCCAAGGGTATTAGGGATGACACAGTAAGGGCTGATACAGTAGGGTTGCTTGCTCCCTTAGGGATATAAACACCCTTATTAGCGCTGGCACAGCGATTTTGCTCTCTTAAAGTGGCCCAGGAAGGCTACTCCCTTAAGGGTATAAACATACTAGTCAATGCTGGCACAAAAACATTGTTACTGTAAGGGTATCAACATGAATGTTCACATTGGCTCAGGAAGGCTACTCCTTTATGGGCCTTAAGGATATAAACATCCTAGTTCAGGGCTAGCACAGGTTGGCGCAGGAACGGTATAAACATCGAAGCTCGGCCAAGCTAAGGAAGGAAGCAGGAAGAGAGGGTTGTAATGTGGGCTTGCTGGTGACGCATCTTGAATAGGTTACCATAGCTCAATTAAAAGACAGAACAAAAGAAGACATACAAGGATAAACATGGTGCCAGCGCCGTGTGTGTCCttgtgcgtcttttttttttcacctgtctTTTAATCGCACTAGGGTAACCTATTCAGAAGAGGAGGGAGGGAGGTTAGCCCGTGTAAGTAGCAGCTGGCTACCCTGTGTTGAGGACAAAGAATAAAAGGCAATTTAAGGATGGAACCAACGTCCTAGTCGTAGCTAGCACATCAAGATTGATCCATTGAGAAGGGTGTAAACATTCTTGTTATGGTTGGTACGGGAGGTTTGCTCCTTTAAGGGTGTAAAGTGAGCGTCTGGCAAAGTATAGGGAAGAAAATATAGTGTTCAAATTATAATGCATGCGTGTATGTATACTCACAGATGAAGTAATAGTCCTGTCCGGGTCTGAACTCGAGCCCCCCCGGCTGGGGCGTGAAGGAGCGGAAGGT contains the following coding sequences:
- the LOC119433457 gene encoding ephrin-B2a-like isoform X2 — translated: MPWILLFFVLAIIEALPVDVSCVRLADIYWNATNPIFRIDNTDHIIDVNKGNIPFEYDQVNIICPVYRTGTQEEDVEQYIIYNVSKEEYDSCRITNPTPRIIAVCDKPHQLMYFTITFRSFTPQPGGLEFRPGQDYYFISTSTGSAEGLHQRIGGRCATHNMKVIFKVCCDPSKSTTASRPRSTTTSTALPPVVPSSVPRDELPSDRRRPWATNATRPALPAGPAARPRAPWLPPTAVPEESPLPPPRRWPVFPPRPPPHRPIKTYDVPVADGKQSSKKTTENRDKLPNETRAKNEELVNRASSLVSVRWAVPLTTLLAVHFNVILTRTR
- the LOC119433457 gene encoding ephrin-B1-like isoform X1, whose amino-acid sequence is MRPALVLLVAAVAALLLGPRPARCKKLVDIFWNVTNPIFRIDNTDHIIDVNKGNIPFEYDQVNIICPVYRTGTQEEDVEQYIIYNVSKEEYDSCRITNPTPRIIAVCDKPHQLMYFTITFRSFTPQPGGLEFRPGQDYYFISTSTGSAEGLHQRIGGRCATHNMKVIFKVCCDPSKSTTASRPRSTTTSTALPPVVPSSVPRDELPSDRRRPWATNATRPALPAGPAARPRAPWLPPTAVPEESPLPPPRRWPVFPPRPPPHRPIKTYDVPVADGKQSSKKTTENRDKLPNETRAKNEELVNRASSLVSVRWAVPLTTLLAVHFNVILTRTR